One Deltaproteobacteria bacterium genomic window, CGTCGTCCAGTCGCTCGATGGTCCCGGTTTCGGGGTTCAGGCCCATGGGACTGCGGCAGGGCAAGAGGTAGAGGGTACTTTCCTCGGGCAGGGGAATGAGTTCGTCGGGCCGGGGCAGGGCCAATTCCCGTCCCCGCCGGCAGAGCAGGAGGAGGTCTGGATGGTCGAAGATTTGCCCCTGTTCGTCGGCAAAGAGCATTCTCGGCCTGATTCTGGTTTTTTTCGACGACACGGTGTTCCCCGGAGGTGAAAAAAGGGGGCAGAGCCCATGAGACCCCGCCCCCAAAGAGATGCTGACGGAAAAGCGTCGGTTTAACGCTTTGAGTACTGGAACCTGGCGCGAGCACCGCGCTGGCCGTACTTTTTGCGTTCCTTTACCCTCGAGTCCCGGGTCAGGAAACCAGCCCGTTTCAGGGCCGGACGAAGATCCGGATCGTAGTCAAGAAGTGCCCTGCTGATGCCGTGACGAACGGCCTGGGCCTGGCCGGAGAGACCGCCTCCGTCCACGTTGACCGTGATGTCAAATTTGCCCAGGGTCCTGGTCAGGTTCATGGGCTGACGGATGATCATCTGCAGGGTGGCCCGGGGGAAATATTCCTCGTAGGCTCGACCGTTGATCGTGATTTTGCCGCTGCCCTTGTAGAGACGCGTCCGGGAGACCGAGGTCTTGCGCTTGCCGGTTCCGTAAAAAAAGTCCTGGCTCATGTAATGACTCCGTACCTTAAGGTTCGAGCGGGGCGGGCATCTGAGCTGAATGCGGATGGTCCGGGCCCGCGTAGACCTTGAGTTTCTTGAGCAGATGTCTGCTCAGACTGTTTTTGGGAAGCATCCCACGCACGGCGTGGCGGATGACTTCCTCCGGCTTCTGCTGCAGTTGCTTGGCCAGGGTGATGTCCGAGAGACCTCCCGGGTACCCGGAATACCTGTAGTAGTGCTTCTGCTGAAGCTTGTTCCCGGTGACCTTGATCTTTTCTGCGTTGACCACGATCACGAAATCGCCGTTGTCCACATGGGGAGCGAATTCCGGCTTGTGCTTTCCGCGCAGGCGCTGGGCGACCAAGCTGGCCAGGCGGCCGAGGATCTTATCTTCGGCGTCAACCACGATCCAGTTTCTCTGGATGTCCTGCAGTTTTGGGCTATACGTCTTCATGAAAATCTCCTTGAGGTCGAACTGAAGAGGGAACGCATAGAGGCTTTCTGATATGTTGTCAACAAATTCATCTTCGAAGGAGTCCGGCCCGGACGGAAGTCGCCTTCAAAGGCTTGAGGGATCACATTCGTTCCTTGCCCGAAATGGACTCGATCCGGATGCGGATGACGGCCACCGAATCCATGGCTTTTTCCGGGACGTCCGTGAATACGCCTCCATAGTGGCGGAGAATGCATTCTAGGGCGGCGGATTTTTCTTTTTGGACGCGAACCAGTTCGGCCCGCCCGGTACCGATCACGCTCTGAAATCGGGCCGTCCAGCCGCACGAAGTATCGGCCACGACAATTTCGTGCAGGATGTCGAACTCGAACCCGACGCGATCGTTTCGTTTGAGAATTTCCATCTTTCGGCCTTCCAGGGCGGTGTGCACGTAGATGCAGTCCCCGTCATAGCCGAAATTGAACGGGAGTACATAGGGCTGGCCCTCGTCGCACAGGGCGATGCGACAGACCCGGCAGTCGGCGATGATGCGATCGATGGCCTTTCGATCACTGATTTCCCTGTCCTTTCTGCGCATTTTTCATCCTCCTACTGGTTCAAGAGAAGATAGTACATGGCGGGGATCATGGCCGGAGCGTATTCGTAGGCCCCGATGCTTGGACTGGCCCGGTCGTATGGTCTTCCCTCAATGTCAAAATTCAGAACTGGAACGGGGACGCCCGCGCCAATAGCCGGACTGCCCGGTCTCAGCCGGAAGTTCTTCCGGGCGATGTCGACGAAGAGCGGGTTCTGCGGTTTCGAACCGTGAGCCTCCCAGCCGGTTTTGGCCTTCCATTCGTCCCAGTCGGACATAAAGTTGTCCCATCCCTCGCCGCCTGAAGGGTCACTTCCGCTGAAGGGTTGTTCCGGATCGGCTTGAAAATAGAGGTTGTGGTCTCTGGTCGAAAAGGTGGTGCCGTCGGTGCTCAGGACACATCGGGCATCGTTGGCCCCTCCTGCGTAGTCGAGGGTGCCGAAGATGATGTTGTTGCGGACGGTCAACCCGGGCGTCTCCTTGGTGTAGGTGTTCAACGACACGGCCCGGCGGCCGCAATCGTGAAAAATATTGTTTTGGATCAGCATGTCCGAATGCCAGGCGGCCACTCCGTAGGCGGACGAGCCACCCCGGACGCCTATGCATCCGATATGGCAATTCGTGACCTTGAGGCCGTGGGCCTCGATTTCCAAATAGCCGCAGTACAGGCCATGGCGTCTAGCGAACATGGCTTCGAGATTGTCGAAGGCCACATATTGCGAATAGTCTTCGGCCGTCACAATCCGCCCCCTGTTCGAGTCCCAGCTGCCCACACCGAGAACGTGGAGGCATGTGTCCCGCTGGGGGGCCTCCACCGACAGATAGCGGGTGGCCGGGTCCGATGTGGAGTACACGTACAATAACTTCAGCGTTTCAGGACCAATCCCGCTGGCGGACGAGGCCCGAGAAGGACGGATCGAACTCACGGTACCGGCCGGTGGAGAAGGAGCCGTCTCGTTCCTTGAAATACACCTCGGCCACCGAGTA contains:
- a CDS encoding 30S ribosomal protein S9 is translated as MSQDFFYGTGKRKTSVSRTRLYKGSGKITINGRAYEEYFPRATLQMIIRQPMNLTRTLGKFDITVNVDGGGLSGQAQAVRHGISRALLDYDPDLRPALKRAGFLTRDSRVKERKKYGQRGARARFQYSKR
- a CDS encoding 50S ribosomal protein L13, yielding MKTYSPKLQDIQRNWIVVDAEDKILGRLASLVAQRLRGKHKPEFAPHVDNGDFVIVVNAEKIKVTGNKLQQKHYYRYSGYPGGLSDITLAKQLQQKPEEVIRHAVRGMLPKNSLSRHLLKKLKVYAGPDHPHSAQMPAPLEP
- a CDS encoding pyridoxamine 5'-phosphate oxidase family protein, with amino-acid sequence MRRKDREISDRKAIDRIIADCRVCRIALCDEGQPYVLPFNFGYDGDCIYVHTALEGRKMEILKRNDRVGFEFDILHEIVVADTSCGWTARFQSVIGTGRAELVRVQKEKSAALECILRHYGGVFTDVPEKAMDSVAVIRIRIESISGKERM